In the Bacillota bacterium LX-D genome, one interval contains:
- the flhA gene encoding flagellar biosynthesis protein FlhA: MKRLSGYSEFLIASMVIAIILIIIIPMPSAALDLLLSFNLTFSLVILLMTMFTNEPLQFSVFPTLLLVTTLMRLSLNISSTRLILGQAKAGKVIEAFGGFVVGENYVVGMVIFIIITVVQFVVITNGAGRVAEVAARFTLDAMPGKQMSIDADLNGGLITDAEARFRRKQLQLEADFFGAMDGASKFVKGDAIAGIVITLINIFGGFIIGIWQLKMSFLQSLQTYTVLTVGDGLVSQLPALLISTATGILVTRSASGESFGKDLVSQLTAFPKVIALAAGILLTLGLIPGLPNLPFLILGAATAYSAYVLAKEEKNKLVAKQEKDEDKEREKVRQPENVLNLFQVDPMEIEIGYNLIPLTDEEQGGDLLDRLAAVRRQCAAELGVFVRPIRIRDNLQLGPNDYVFKLKGVEVAKGQVLPGYFLAMNPTDFDLECQGIATQEPTFGLPAWWITPDTKDEVEMRGFTVVDCATVLITHLTEFIKANAAELIGRQEVKEMIDTVKELNQAVVEELIPDLMTYGEVQKILQNLLAERVPVRDLTTILEVLADNARMTKDPDYLTEMVRQALKRTISKQYAVEGKMTVITLHPKLEQEIIDSLQKTQHGSYPALSPEVTQKIFDRLASMTEQMNISGLQPIVLCSSRIRLPFRRLTERFMPSLIVLSLNELTPELDVESIGTVMLD; encoded by the coding sequence ATGAAGAGGCTTTCTGGCTATAGTGAGTTCTTAATTGCAAGTATGGTAATTGCAATTATTCTAATTATCATTATTCCTATGCCTTCTGCTGCCTTGGATTTATTACTGTCTTTTAATTTAACTTTTAGTTTAGTTATTTTATTAATGACTATGTTCACTAATGAACCACTACAGTTTTCCGTTTTCCCTACTTTACTCCTAGTTACTACTTTAATGCGGCTGTCCTTAAATATCTCCTCAACTAGATTGATTTTAGGGCAGGCCAAAGCTGGAAAGGTAATTGAAGCTTTTGGAGGTTTCGTTGTTGGTGAAAATTATGTAGTGGGTATGGTTATTTTCATTATTATTACTGTTGTTCAGTTTGTGGTTATTACCAATGGTGCTGGGCGAGTAGCAGAAGTGGCAGCCAGATTTACCCTAGATGCTATGCCGGGAAAGCAAATGAGTATTGATGCCGATTTAAATGGAGGACTAATTACAGATGCTGAAGCACGTTTCCGCCGTAAACAGCTTCAGTTGGAAGCTGACTTTTTCGGAGCTATGGATGGTGCCAGCAAATTCGTCAAAGGTGATGCTATTGCAGGAATTGTTATTACCTTAATTAATATTTTCGGTGGTTTTATTATTGGTATCTGGCAGTTAAAAATGTCTTTTCTCCAATCTCTGCAAACTTACACTGTTTTAACTGTAGGTGATGGTTTAGTCAGCCAATTGCCAGCTTTATTAATTTCTACGGCTACAGGTATTTTAGTTACTAGATCAGCATCTGGTGAAAGTTTTGGTAAAGATTTAGTCAGTCAGCTAACAGCTTTCCCCAAGGTTATTGCATTAGCTGCAGGTATTTTGCTGACTTTAGGACTTATTCCCGGTTTGCCTAATCTACCATTTTTAATTTTAGGAGCTGCAACTGCTTATTCAGCTTATGTTTTAGCTAAAGAGGAAAAGAACAAATTAGTTGCTAAGCAAGAAAAAGATGAAGATAAGGAAAGGGAAAAAGTTCGCCAGCCGGAAAATGTTTTGAATTTATTCCAGGTTGATCCTATGGAAATAGAGATTGGCTATAACCTGATTCCATTAACGGACGAAGAACAGGGAGGAGACTTATTAGACCGGTTAGCTGCAGTGCGCCGGCAGTGTGCAGCAGAGTTAGGCGTTTTTGTCCGGCCAATTCGCATTCGAGATAACCTGCAGTTAGGTCCAAATGATTATGTCTTTAAACTTAAAGGTGTAGAGGTAGCCAAGGGGCAAGTGCTGCCCGGCTATTTTTTAGCTATGAATCCGACGGATTTTGATTTGGAATGTCAAGGGATTGCCACCCAGGAGCCTACCTTTGGGCTGCCGGCGTGGTGGATAACTCCAGATACCAAGGACGAAGTAGAAATGCGTGGCTTTACAGTAGTTGACTGTGCTACAGTGTTGATTACTCATTTGACAGAATTCATTAAAGCCAATGCTGCCGAACTAATTGGCAGACAAGAAGTTAAAGAAATGATTGATACAGTTAAAGAGCTAAACCAAGCTGTTGTTGAGGAATTGATTCCTGACTTAATGACTTATGGTGAAGTCCAAAAGATTTTACAAAATTTGCTGGCGGAAAGGGTACCAGTCAGAGATTTAACAACTATACTAGAAGTATTAGCAGATAACGCCCGCATGACCAAAGATCCGGATTATTTAACAGAAATGGTTAGACAGGCGCTGAAAAGAACCATTAGTAAACAGTATGCCGTAGAAGGAAAAATGACAGTTATTACACTTCATCCCAAGCTGGAACAAGAGATTATTGATTCCTTGCAGAAAACCCAGCACGGCAGTTACCCTGCTTTGAGCCCTGAAGTAACACAAAAGATTTTTGACCGCTTGGCATCAATGACTGAACAAATGAATATCTCAGGCTTGCAGCCTATTGTATTATGCTCTTCCCGGATTAGGCTGCCCTTTCGGAGGCTAACAGAACGTTTTATGCCTAGTTTAATTGTTTTATCATTAAATGAATTGACTCCTGAACTGGATGTAGAATCAATTGGGACGGTGATGTTAGATTGA